The following are from one region of the Francisella opportunistica genome:
- the uvrC gene encoding excinuclease ABC subunit UvrC, with protein MITDNSKDFDLKSFLANLTTHSGVYRMLDKHGEIIYVGKAKNLKNRVNSYFSKGAKDSKTLMMVEQVARIEITITPSDYEAYLLENNLIKQHRPKYNILFKDDKSYPYLVISRDKFPRVSFYRGKSAYKKGQCFGPYVSISSVKNTLNIIQKIFPIRQCENSYYKSRVRPCLQYQIKRCLAPCVGLVSQQQYDEQLAILKKFLAGKFSSVLEEISAKMYQASENMEYEKAQFYRDQLVVLRKLQQQQIVDIQADKTFDVIGIYMQGNYASIALLQIQNGDVVADRHWSIDAKSQDKTSIMHAFLSHFYLGDEIRNIWPKNIILSKVDFAVITDLMNSISQKIGQTINWIVAPAADNLKWLKLAEVNARQKLNIYTSSKSQYQKRLESLKEFVGLEKDIKRIECFDISHFQGEATIASCVVYTDKGEDRKSHRRYNIKDIKPGDDYAAIHQAVSRRVSSGLEVNNLPDVMIIDGGKGQIHQAEAVFREFGIQDKVQLVSLGKGVERISGKEKIYKGFDNTEYRLDEHHPGFLLLRQIRDSAHDHAIKGQRKKVSSNRQSSIIEEIEGVGPKRRKALMMYFGGWQELSRASVDEIAKVKGISKKLAQEIWQCFH; from the coding sequence ATGATTACAGATAATTCTAAAGATTTTGATTTAAAAAGCTTTTTAGCTAATTTAACTACGCATTCAGGCGTTTATCGTATGCTTGATAAGCATGGTGAAATAATTTATGTCGGTAAGGCAAAAAATCTTAAAAATCGCGTCAATAGTTATTTCTCAAAAGGAGCTAAAGATAGTAAAACCTTAATGATGGTTGAGCAAGTTGCTAGAATTGAGATAACTATCACCCCAAGCGATTATGAGGCGTATTTATTAGAAAATAATCTAATTAAGCAACATCGCCCTAAGTACAACATTCTTTTTAAAGATGATAAAAGCTACCCATACTTAGTTATTTCACGTGATAAGTTTCCACGTGTGTCTTTTTACCGTGGTAAATCGGCATATAAAAAGGGACAATGTTTTGGACCTTATGTTTCTATATCGTCAGTTAAAAATACGCTAAATATTATCCAAAAAATATTTCCAATTCGCCAGTGTGAAAATTCATACTATAAGTCTAGAGTTCGACCATGTCTACAATATCAAATTAAACGCTGTTTAGCGCCATGTGTTGGCTTAGTATCTCAACAGCAATATGATGAACAATTAGCGATACTGAAGAAGTTCTTAGCCGGTAAATTTAGCAGTGTTTTAGAAGAAATCTCTGCAAAAATGTATCAAGCTTCTGAAAATATGGAGTACGAGAAAGCTCAATTTTATCGTGATCAATTAGTAGTATTGCGCAAATTACAGCAGCAGCAGATAGTAGATATCCAAGCTGATAAAACTTTTGATGTAATTGGTATATATATGCAGGGTAACTATGCAAGTATAGCTTTATTACAGATCCAAAATGGCGATGTTGTTGCAGATAGACATTGGAGTATAGATGCAAAAAGCCAAGATAAAACTTCAATAATGCACGCATTTTTATCACATTTTTACTTAGGTGATGAGATTCGTAATATTTGGCCTAAGAATATAATCTTATCAAAAGTTGATTTTGCTGTTATTACAGATCTTATGAATAGTATTTCGCAAAAAATTGGTCAAACGATAAACTGGATAGTTGCTCCAGCTGCTGATAATCTCAAGTGGCTGAAGTTAGCCGAAGTGAATGCCCGACAAAAGCTAAATATCTATACAAGTTCAAAATCACAATATCAAAAGCGTTTAGAATCTTTAAAAGAATTTGTTGGCCTAGAAAAAGATATTAAGCGTATCGAGTGTTTTGATATTTCTCATTTTCAAGGTGAAGCAACAATAGCATCATGTGTAGTATATACAGATAAGGGTGAAGATCGCAAATCTCATCGTAGATATAATATTAAAGATATTAAGCCAGGCGATGACTATGCAGCAATTCATCAAGCAGTATCTCGTCGGGTTAGTTCTGGATTAGAGGTAAATAATCTACCAGATGTAATGATAATTGATGGTGGTAAAGGTCAAATTCATCAAGCAGAGGCAGTTTTTAGAGAATTTGGAATCCAAGATAAAGTTCAGCTTGTCAGTTTGGGTAAGGGTGTTGAGCGGATAAGTGGTAAAGAAAAAATCTATAAAGGTTTTGATAATACTGAATATAGACTAGATGAGCATCATCCAGGGTTTTTACTGTTACGCCAAATTAGAGATTCTGCCCATGATCATGCTATCAAAGGACAGCGTAAAAAAGTAAGCTCAAATAGACAATCATCAATTATAGAGGAAATTGAAGGAGTTGGACCAAAACGCCGTAAAGCTTTAATGATGTATTTCGGTGGTTGGCAAGAGTTATCTAGAGCATCTGTTGATGAGATTGCCAAAGTTAAAGGAATTAGTAAAAAGTTAGCCCAAGAAATTTGGCAATGTTTTCATTAA
- a CDS encoding ribonuclease D — translation MIINTNKQLNDVIATLRNTSQLAIDTEFYWMRTYYPELCLLQIATENEIFLIDTLKELDFSKLKDIFAAKDIQKIIHSATNDIPIIKRFFNCEVNNIFDTQLAAAFLGFQTQSSLKTLLKEILDIEMEKESQFSDWRNRPLSQKQLDYAIKDVKYLIQLKEFLQQQLAKSQYQDFFEQELVEIQKAQFNSIESIYNKIGNIQKFDEKTQKNAILIAQWREMIAQEKNIPVRFIFNNKILYIIAHTNPKSLNSFDHDELKRLKPWIKKGVITALSSTKSLDQVILEQKSGSKLAAELNDKIVAFFDIQAKQFKFDSSIIASRKDIRSLAYNLSIDTNYTNNKLLAGWRYKIVGKKLKEYILDSIK, via the coding sequence ATGATAATTAATACAAACAAGCAATTAAATGATGTTATAGCAACTCTTAGAAATACATCACAGCTAGCTATAGATACTGAGTTCTATTGGATGCGCACATACTATCCTGAACTTTGTCTGCTACAGATAGCCACTGAAAATGAGATATTTTTAATAGATACACTCAAGGAACTAGATTTTAGTAAGTTAAAAGATATTTTTGCAGCTAAGGATATCCAAAAAATAATTCACTCCGCAACCAATGATATCCCTATTATCAAAAGGTTTTTTAACTGTGAGGTTAATAATATTTTTGATACCCAACTTGCAGCAGCCTTTCTTGGATTTCAAACACAATCATCGCTAAAAACTCTTTTAAAAGAAATTTTAGATATTGAAATGGAAAAAGAATCTCAGTTTTCAGATTGGCGCAATAGACCTTTATCACAAAAGCAACTTGACTATGCTATCAAAGATGTTAAATACCTCATACAATTAAAAGAGTTTTTGCAGCAACAACTAGCTAAAAGTCAATATCAAGATTTTTTTGAGCAGGAACTAGTTGAAATACAAAAAGCACAATTTAACTCTATTGAAAGTATTTATAACAAAATAGGTAATATCCAAAAATTTGATGAAAAAACGCAAAAAAATGCTATTTTAATAGCACAATGGCGAGAAATGATTGCTCAAGAAAAAAATATTCCCGTAAGGTTTATTTTTAACAATAAAATCTTATACATTATTGCTCATACAAACCCTAAATCTCTTAACTCTTTTGATCATGATGAGCTAAAAAGATTAAAACCTTGGATTAAAAAAGGTGTTATTACCGCGCTTAGCTCAACTAAAAGCTTGGACCAAGTAATACTAGAGCAAAAAAGTGGTAGTAAGTTAGCTGCAGAACTAAATGATAAGATAGTTGCTTTTTTTGATATTCAGGCCAAACAATTTAAATTTGATTCTAGTATAATCGCCTCAAGAAAAGATATTCGCTCACTAGCATATAATCTAAGTATTGATACTAACTACACAAATAATAAACTCCTTGCTGGTTGGAGATATAAAATAGTTGGTAAAAAATTAAAAGAGTATATACTTGATAGCATAAAATAA
- a CDS encoding Bcr/CflA family efflux MFS transporter, producing the protein MKLITRNSKLFPIILALFAALPPLAVNTYAPAISMLARDFGVNNSTVLTTFATYFIGFSFGMLFWGAISDKYGRKKVIIIGSVIYIISTVLCSYSYNFKMLEIMRLLQGLSDSVGAVIAFSIARDCYKGAKLTSLVASIIIILLIAPIIAPIIGTILTELTHTWQSTFHFLTVYGVIMLICACLIEETLEHKDRKSSLIKLIPSYFQHITNPSFMLATVASGTIFAALFIYISSSALIYLDNYTTGSFWYCLYYGLCCVSAIFANILIKRYSNRVQQLKFLYYSVALITLSCITLIIFNSLNLDNALIYTLTMFVLCGNVSFSSTLIYAFAIDQIDHSFGTANSIVNFVKNMIAAAGSYIVSFYHGRDLVLASPYAQLGFALVTIMILFGIYRLNQKAKLQQSS; encoded by the coding sequence ATGAAACTTATAACTAGAAATTCTAAATTATTCCCTATAATTTTAGCTTTATTTGCTGCTTTACCACCTCTAGCTGTAAACACCTACGCGCCAGCGATATCCATGTTAGCTCGTGATTTTGGTGTCAACAATAGTACAGTTTTGACAACTTTTGCGACCTACTTTATTGGCTTCTCTTTTGGTATGCTTTTCTGGGGGGCTATATCTGATAAATATGGTCGCAAGAAAGTTATCATCATCGGCAGCGTTATTTACATTATAAGTACTGTACTATGCTCTTATAGCTATAATTTTAAAATGCTTGAGATTATGCGTCTACTTCAAGGTTTATCTGACTCTGTAGGTGCTGTAATTGCTTTTTCAATTGCGCGTGATTGCTACAAAGGTGCCAAACTTACTAGTTTAGTTGCATCTATAATCATAATATTATTAATAGCACCTATTATAGCACCAATAATCGGTACGATACTTACTGAGCTAACTCACACATGGCAAAGTACATTTCATTTTCTCACTGTTTACGGTGTGATTATGCTTATATGTGCCTGCTTAATCGAAGAAACTCTAGAGCATAAAGATAGAAAATCAAGTCTAATAAAGCTAATACCTAGTTACTTCCAGCATATCACTAATCCTAGTTTTATGTTAGCAACTGTTGCTAGTGGTACTATTTTTGCAGCATTATTTATATATATATCATCATCAGCTTTGATATACCTTGATAATTATACAACTGGTTCTTTCTGGTACTGCTTATATTATGGTTTATGTTGCGTTAGTGCTATTTTTGCAAATATTCTCATAAAGAGATACTCAAACAGAGTACAACAATTAAAATTCTTATATTATAGTGTTGCGTTAATCACTCTAAGCTGCATTACTTTAATAATATTTAATAGCTTAAATCTAGATAATGCTCTGATCTACACTCTAACAATGTTTGTGCTATGTGGTAATGTTTCTTTTAGCTCAACTCTTATCTATGCATTTGCTATCGATCAAATAGACCATAGTTTTGGTACCGCAAACTCAATTGTAAACTTTGTAAAAAATATGATTGCAGCTGCTGGTAGTTATATTGTAAGCTTTTATCACGGTAGAGATTTGGTTTTAGCATCTCCGTATGCTCAGCTAGGTTTTGCGCTGGTTACAATTATGATACTATTTGGTATATATAGATTAAATCAAAAAGCAAAACTACAACAATCTAGCTAA
- the cysC gene encoding adenylyl-sulfate kinase: MSDNIIWHKTSVSTEERSLQKKHKPIVLWYTGLSGAGKSTIANAVDIMLYERGCHTYIIDGDNIRHGLNHDLGFDEISRTENIRRVSEVAKLFVDAGLIVSIVLISPFIYDREQARKIIGDNFIEIFIDAPLAECERRDPKKLYKKTRQGQIANFTGISSQYEKPINPDIHITTTTKTIEECAAKIINYLFDKNIITKI, translated from the coding sequence ATGAGTGATAATATTATATGGCATAAAACTAGTGTTTCAACTGAAGAAAGAAGCTTGCAAAAAAAACATAAGCCGATAGTTTTATGGTATACAGGGCTTAGTGGGGCTGGTAAATCTACTATTGCAAATGCTGTTGATATAATGTTGTACGAAAGAGGTTGCCATACTTATATAATAGATGGCGATAATATACGTCATGGTCTTAACCATGATTTGGGTTTTGATGAAATAAGTAGAACAGAGAATATACGCAGGGTTTCAGAAGTAGCGAAGCTTTTTGTTGATGCTGGTTTAATAGTTAGTATAGTTCTGATATCGCCATTTATTTACGATAGAGAACAAGCGAGAAAAATTATTGGTGATAATTTCATAGAGATATTTATAGATGCGCCTTTGGCAGAGTGCGAAAGAAGAGATCCTAAAAAATTATATAAAAAAACCAGACAAGGACAAATTGCCAACTTTACGGGTATATCTTCGCAATATGAAAAGCCTATAAATCCTGATATACATATTACAACTACAACAAAAACAATTGAGGAATGTGCTGCTAAAATTATAAACTATCTATTTGACAAAAATATAATTACTAAAATATAA
- the cysN gene encoding sulfate adenylyltransferase subunit CysN: protein MSHQSDLIATNIQKYLRQHQQKELLRFITCGSVDDGKSTLIGRLLHDSKLIFEDQLASIVADSKKIGTQGDRLDLALLVDGLQSEREQGITIDVAYRYFSTDKRKFIIADTPGHEQYTRNMATGASNCDLAIILIDARKGLQTQTRRHSFICSLLGIKHVIVAVNKMDTVGYSQEIYKSIQDEYLKLAGSLQIPDIRFVPISALDGDNVVSKSTKMPWFRGSPLMHYLETIKIDYAYTDEFRFPVQLVCRPNSEFRGFQGTVVSGSAKIGDTIRVMPSGKITTIKSILSFDGELNEAEAGQSITITTYDEIDISRGDMIVHKDAISHVSSMLRANIVWMSEQPLIEYKDYYIKFLTKQVIGSVNKFNYKTDINTLKEVACGTLELNEIATVELNLSEPVCFDSYQKNRTTGAFIIIDRLTNVTAGAGMVIKPLAANDKKDSTNDYSEFELELNALIRKHFPHWDAKNLRE from the coding sequence ATGTCACATCAGTCAGATTTGATTGCAACAAATATCCAAAAGTACTTACGGCAACATCAACAAAAAGAATTGCTTAGGTTTATCACATGTGGAAGTGTGGATGATGGTAAGAGTACATTAATAGGTAGGCTTTTACATGATAGTAAGTTAATTTTTGAAGATCAATTAGCCTCAATCGTAGCAGATAGTAAGAAAATCGGTACTCAGGGTGATAGGTTAGATTTGGCACTGTTAGTTGATGGTTTACAATCTGAAAGAGAACAGGGTATTACTATTGATGTTGCTTATAGGTATTTCTCAACTGATAAACGAAAATTTATTATTGCAGATACTCCTGGTCATGAGCAGTATACCAGAAATATGGCTACAGGAGCTTCAAATTGTGATCTAGCTATTATACTTATAGATGCTAGAAAAGGACTACAAACACAAACGCGTAGACATAGTTTTATCTGTTCATTACTTGGTATAAAGCATGTCATAGTTGCTGTTAATAAGATGGATACTGTAGGCTATTCTCAAGAAATTTATAAATCTATACAAGATGAGTATTTGAAATTAGCGGGAAGTTTACAAATTCCAGATATTAGATTTGTACCTATATCAGCTCTTGATGGTGATAATGTAGTTTCAAAAAGCACAAAAATGCCTTGGTTTAGAGGTTCTCCACTAATGCATTATTTAGAAACTATAAAAATAGATTATGCTTATACTGATGAGTTTCGTTTTCCTGTACAGTTAGTTTGTAGACCAAATTCAGAGTTTAGAGGATTTCAGGGAACTGTAGTATCAGGTTCTGCTAAAATAGGAGATACTATTAGGGTAATGCCTAGTGGTAAAATTACTACAATAAAGTCAATACTAAGCTTTGATGGAGAGTTAAACGAAGCGGAGGCTGGTCAGTCTATAACTATAACTACCTACGATGAAATAGATATTAGTAGGGGGGATATGATTGTTCATAAAGATGCGATATCACATGTATCATCAATGCTTAGAGCAAATATTGTATGGATGTCTGAACAACCTTTAATAGAGTATAAAGATTATTATATTAAATTCTTGACAAAACAGGTTATAGGTAGTGTAAATAAATTTAATTATAAAACCGATATAAATACTCTTAAAGAGGTAGCTTGCGGTACGCTTGAGCTAAATGAAATAGCAACAGTAGAACTAAATCTTTCTGAACCTGTTTGTTTTGATAGCTATCAAAAAAATCGAACTACAGGAGCTTTTATAATTATAGATCGACTCACCAATGTTACCGCTGGAGCAGGTATGGTTATCAAGCCGCTAGCAGCTAATGATAAAAAAGATAGTACTAATGATTATTCAGAGTTTGAACTAGAACTAAATGCACTTATTAGAAAACATTTTCCACATTGGGATGCTAAAAATTTAAGGGAATAG
- the cysD gene encoding sulfate adenylyltransferase subunit CysD, with amino-acid sequence MQTHLRKLENESIQIFREVVAQFENPVMLYSVGKDSSVLLHLARKAFYPAKIPFPLLHIDTMWKFKEMIEFRDKTAKEYNFELIVHINQQGVEQGINPFSHGSAKHTDIMKTQSLKQALNKYKFDAAFGGARRDEEKSRAKERVFSFRDKNHRWDPKNQRPELWSIYNCMVNKGESIRVFPLSNWTELDIWQYIYMENIKIPSLYFAKERQVVEYDGILMMVDDDRTPEELREKAQMKKVRFRTLGCYPLTGAIESEANTLPAIIQEMLLTKTSERQGRAIDKDSSSSMEKKKIEGYF; translated from the coding sequence GTGCAAACCCATCTAAGAAAACTAGAAAATGAATCAATACAGATATTTAGAGAAGTGGTAGCTCAATTTGAGAATCCAGTAATGCTTTATTCTGTTGGTAAAGATTCATCAGTTTTGCTTCATTTAGCTCGCAAAGCTTTTTATCCAGCGAAGATACCATTTCCATTACTTCACATCGATACAATGTGGAAGTTTAAAGAAATGATAGAGTTTAGAGACAAAACGGCAAAAGAATATAATTTTGAGTTAATAGTACATATTAATCAACAAGGAGTTGAGCAAGGTATAAATCCTTTTTCTCATGGTAGTGCCAAACATACTGATATTATGAAAACACAGTCACTTAAACAAGCCTTAAATAAGTACAAGTTTGACGCAGCATTTGGTGGTGCTCGTCGTGATGAAGAAAAGTCTCGTGCTAAAGAAAGGGTATTTTCATTTAGGGATAAAAATCATCGCTGGGACCCTAAAAATCAACGCCCCGAATTATGGAGTATTTATAATTGTATGGTCAACAAAGGAGAAAGTATCAGAGTTTTTCCGCTCTCAAACTGGACTGAGTTAGATATCTGGCAATATATTTATATGGAGAATATTAAGATTCCGAGTTTATATTTTGCCAAAGAAAGACAAGTTGTTGAGTATGATGGGATCTTAATGATGGTTGATGATGATAGAACACCTGAAGAGCTTAGAGAAAAAGCACAAATGAAAAAAGTTCGCTTTAGAACATTAGGTTGTTATCCATTGACTGGTGCTATTGAGTCTGAAGCAAATACCTTACCAGCTATAATACAAGAGATGTTATTGACAAAAACTTCTGAGCGACAAGGTAGAGCTATAGATAAAGACAGTAGTAGCTCTATGGAAAAGAAAAAGATTGAAGGGTATTTTTAG
- a CDS encoding nucleotidyltransferase family protein, whose protein sequence is MASLNYKTDITFQFLLYLIRKHIHKSNQDYVDEFDIQKIEQVDFDRLFKLITYHKVELIVLPIIKEINIPKFDYNRLSLRAKKIVTKQLLMEKLLSDILSKFTEHNIENIVLKGLPLDKKLYGNNSKRVYKDIDILTKEDQLRVVHNILLNIGFDISKHSRYSLEFIEKHPLCKRGIKDLTYIHKKFKIVLELHWRITIVSDLKIIFDQKSFFKKIVYNSKEYNTLIDEYELLYLIYHGGMSGWHRLKWLIDITDYLSLVNVDKKAFYKLVNTTKCHKFIIDLNEVAKEYFQLELAVLGSPEILDYRIFKSYRHQYIFEKNYFSDLSIRQLSIRDLLYLFIVSPNKIKYLQTYMIGYYYKKKAIKLLNKI, encoded by the coding sequence ATGGCTTCATTAAACTATAAAACAGACATTACCTTTCAATTCCTACTATATCTAATACGAAAACATATTCATAAAAGCAACCAAGATTATGTTGATGAATTTGATATACAAAAGATTGAGCAGGTTGATTTTGATAGGTTATTTAAGCTTATAACATATCATAAAGTCGAGTTAATAGTCTTGCCAATTATAAAAGAGATTAATATCCCAAAATTTGATTATAATCGATTAAGTTTAAGAGCTAAAAAAATAGTTACTAAGCAGTTATTAATGGAGAAGTTGCTATCAGATATATTATCTAAATTCACTGAGCATAATATTGAAAACATTGTTCTTAAAGGATTACCATTAGATAAAAAGCTTTATGGCAATAACAGTAAAAGGGTTTATAAAGATATAGACATTTTGACAAAAGAAGATCAGCTAAGAGTTGTACATAACATACTCTTAAATATTGGCTTTGATATAAGCAAACATAGTCGTTATAGTCTTGAGTTTATTGAAAAACATCCTCTATGTAAGAGAGGAATAAAAGATCTTACATATATACATAAAAAGTTTAAAATAGTATTAGAGTTACATTGGCGAATAACTATAGTAAGTGATTTAAAAATAATCTTTGATCAGAAATCTTTTTTCAAAAAGATAGTTTATAATTCAAAAGAATATAACACACTGATAGATGAATATGAGCTTTTATATCTTATCTATCATGGAGGTATGTCTGGCTGGCATAGGCTAAAGTGGCTTATAGATATTACTGATTACCTAAGTCTAGTAAATGTAGACAAAAAAGCTTTCTATAAATTAGTAAATACGACTAAATGTCATAAGTTTATTATAGACTTAAATGAAGTAGCTAAAGAGTATTTTCAATTAGAATTAGCTGTATTGGGTTCACCAGAAATATTAGATTATAGAATATTTAAATCTTATAGGCATCAGTATATTTTTGAGAAGAATTATTTTTCTGATTTATCTATTAGACAACTGTCTATTAGAGACTTATTGTATCTTTTTATAGTATCGCCGAATAAAATCAAATATTTGCAAACTTACATGATAGGCTATTACTATAAGAAAAAAGCTATTAAACTTTTAAATAAAATATAA
- a CDS encoding sulfotransferase domain-containing protein — MFIIDIIQSPDENILMLEKIKYKTVWLASYPKSGNTWFRIFLTNYINDSETPASINDLERTPIASSRWHFDQLYGIDSADLYLDEIDSMRPALYDSWKENENMQFHKVHDAYTYVGDRPILGNPTNQAAIYLIRNPLDVAISFAHHSGYEDINKIIKEMADDDFTLCGTDKTMRNQLRQKHLSWSNHVKSWENAPIDKLFLRYEDMVANPIKEFGKAIEFLGMELDQARLEKAVEFSSFENLKKQEQQNGFQEKAPNAKSFFRKGKVSDYLETLTQEQINKITQDHKEVMLKYGFIKL; from the coding sequence ATGTTTATAATAGACATTATTCAATCTCCAGATGAAAATATTTTAATGCTAGAAAAAATTAAATATAAAACTGTATGGTTAGCATCTTATCCTAAATCGGGCAATACTTGGTTTAGGATTTTTTTAACTAACTATATTAACGATTCTGAAACGCCTGCTTCAATTAATGATTTGGAACGAACCCCTATCGCTAGTTCGAGGTGGCATTTTGATCAACTCTACGGTATTGATTCTGCAGACTTATATCTTGATGAAATAGATAGTATGAGACCTGCGTTGTACGATAGCTGGAAAGAAAATGAAAATATGCAGTTTCATAAGGTTCATGATGCATATACTTATGTTGGTGATCGACCTATATTAGGTAATCCAACTAATCAGGCTGCAATATATCTTATCAGAAACCCTTTAGATGTAGCTATATCATTTGCTCATCATAGTGGCTATGAAGATATCAATAAGATTATAAAAGAAATGGCTGATGATGATTTTACACTTTGTGGAACTGACAAAACTATGCGAAATCAACTTAGACAAAAGCATCTTAGTTGGAGTAATCACGTCAAGAGTTGGGAGAATGCACCAATTGATAAGCTTTTTCTCAGATATGAAGATATGGTAGCTAATCCTATCAAAGAATTTGGAAAAGCTATAGAATTTTTAGGTATGGAACTAGACCAAGCAAGATTGGAGAAAGCAGTTGAGTTTAGTAGTTTTGAAAATCTTAAAAAACAAGAGCAACAAAATGGTTTTCAAGAGAAAGCTCCAAATGCAAAAAGCTTTTTTAGAAAAGGTAAAGTTTCTGATTACTTAGAAACTTTAACTCAAGAGCAAATCAATAAAATAACCCAAGATCATAAAGAGGTAATGCTCAAATATGGCTTCATTAAACTATAA
- a CDS encoding serine/threonine protein kinase, with protein MRKYKFYGININSQLTIPFLNIVKSFDSQQPIVTIELVDDLSFTIKKQISMGVGIDTQENVILDIPSIGCYKISDDRIVIKTYGDTDSQTLVNFLVSAAIPYFLAKQGKIILRGCSFSREGETANLLLGKSGVGKSTLLAALAKKDYKILADQFCVLSLIDDKVYIESAFGYIKLWLQATKLLEINNEDLLKVRPKLKRFYWQAPFCNKKLLVKNVFKLRTQNLESQSLLEKVNGIDKIALIHNNIFADELISVDSRTKLEKAKISFKLAAQASFFKILNIRAKTTIPELVELIETNI; from the coding sequence ATGCGTAAATACAAGTTTTATGGAATAAATATAAATTCTCAACTAACTATACCATTCTTGAATATAGTTAAAAGTTTTGATTCACAACAGCCAATCGTTACCATAGAACTTGTAGATGACCTATCTTTTACAATTAAAAAGCAAATTAGTATGGGAGTAGGTATAGATACTCAAGAAAATGTAATTTTAGATATACCCTCAATTGGATGCTACAAAATTAGTGATGATAGAATAGTCATTAAGACCTATGGTGATACTGACAGTCAAACTTTAGTTAATTTCTTAGTCAGTGCTGCTATACCATATTTTTTAGCAAAGCAAGGTAAGATTATTTTAAGAGGCTGCAGCTTTAGTAGAGAGGGTGAGACAGCAAATTTGCTGTTAGGAAAATCAGGTGTAGGAAAATCTACTCTTTTAGCGGCTCTTGCTAAAAAAGATTATAAGATATTAGCTGATCAATTTTGTGTATTGTCGCTAATCGATGACAAAGTATATATTGAATCTGCTTTTGGATATATAAAACTTTGGCTTCAAGCAACCAAACTACTCGAAATAAATAACGAAGACCTACTAAAAGTTAGACCGAAATTAAAAAGATTTTACTGGCAAGCACCATTTTGTAATAAAAAACTACTAGTAAAAAATGTATTTAAACTTAGGACACAAAATCTAGAAAGTCAAAGCCTATTAGAAAAAGTTAATGGGATTGATAAAATTGCGTTAATACACAATAATATTTTTGCTGATGAACTAATATCAGTTGATAGTAGAACTAAACTGGAGAAAGCAAAAATATCATTTAAGTTAGCAGCACAAGCAAGTTTTTTTAAAATTCTTAATATCCGTGCAAAGACAACTATACCGGAATTAGTAGAGTTAATAGAGACTAATATTTAA